One part of the Phragmites australis chromosome 3, lpPhrAust1.1, whole genome shotgun sequence genome encodes these proteins:
- the LOC133913060 gene encoding polygalacturonate 4-alpha-galacturonosyltransferase-like codes for MAIRAGRSALLLLVAALLLSASPCFQARVDQLYYGKQAPDWSSQPNFELQNLSLSQKDGLHLLGRTEEVTRRKLRERTGVRKKMELVQQDDEAIVKLENAGIERSKAVDSAVLGKYSIWRRENENEKVDSRVRLMRDQMIMARIYSVLAKSRDKLDLYQELLARLKESQRSLGEATADAELPKSASERIKAMGQVLSKARDLLYDCKAITQRLRAMLQSADEQVRSLKKQSTFLSQLAAKTIPNGIHCLSMRLTIDYYLLSPDKRKFPNSKNLENPDLYHYALFSDNVLAASVVVNSTIMNAKEPEKHVFHLVTDKLNFGAMNMWFLLNPPGDATIHVENVDDFKWLNSSYCPVLKQLESAAMKEYYFKADRPKTLSAGSSNLKYRNPKYLSMLNHLRFYLPQVYPKLNKILFLDDDIVVQRDLTGLWEVDLNGNVNGAVETCGESFHRFDKYLNFSNPNIAQNFDPNACGWAYGMNMFDLEEWKKKDITGIYHKWQNMNENRLLWKLGTLPPGLLTFYKLTHPLDKSWHVLGLGYNPTIEHSEIDNAAVIHYNGNMKPWLEIAMIKYRPYWTKHINYEHPYIHGCKISQ; via the exons GCACCGGATTGGAGTAGTCAACCCAACTTTGAGCTGCAGAATTTGTCCTTGAGTCAAAAGG ATGGCCTTCATCTCCTGGGCAGGACAGAAGAAGTGACACGCAGG AAATTAAGGGAGAGAACCGGGGTAAGGAAGAAAATGGAATTAGTGCAGCAGGATGATGAAGCCATAGTTAAACTTGAGAACGCAGGTATCGAACGTTCAAAAGCTGTTGATTCTGCTGTGCTGGGAAAGTATAGCATATGGAGACgtgaaaatgaaaatgagaaGGTAGATTCAAGGGTTCGTCTGATGCGAGATCAAATGATCATGGCCAGAATATATTCTGTGCTTGCCAAATCCAGGGACAAGCTTGATCTTTATCAGGAGCTACTCGCAAGGCTCAAGGAAAGCCAGCGCTCCCTTGGGGAAGCTACTGCTGATGCTGAACTTCCTAAGAG TGCTTCGGAGAGAATCAAAGCAATGGGTCAAGTTTTATCAAAAGCAAGGGATCTATTGTATGATTGCAAGGCTATTACCCAGCGTTTAAGAGCAATGCTTCAGTCAGCTGATGAGCAAGTTCGGAGCTTAAAGAAGCAAAGCACCTTCCTTAGCCAGCTGGCAGCTAAGACAATCCCAAATGGCATCCATTGTCTATCCATGCGCTTAACGATAGACTATTACCTTCTCTCTCCAGATAAAAGGAAGTTTCCCAATAGCAAGAACTTGGAAAATCCTGATCTTTATCACTATGCCCTTTTCTCGGACAATGTTTTGGCAGCATCAGTTGTGGTCAACTCAACCATAATGAATGCAAAG GAGCCTGAAAAACATGTATTTCATCTTGTTACTGACAAACTGAACTTTGGGGCTATGAACATGTGGTTTTTGCTGAATCCACCTGGGGATGCAACAATCCATGTTGAAAATGTTGATGACTTCAAATGGTTAAATTCCTCTTACTGCCCTGTTCTGAAGCAGCTTGAGTCTGCGGCCATGAAAGAGTACTATTTCAAGGCCGATCGTCCAAAAACACTCTCTGCTGGTTCCTCTAATCTGAAGTATCGAAACCCAAAATATTTGTCCATGCTCAACCATCTAAGGTTTTACCTCCCTCAAGTCTATCCCAAGTTGAATAAAATTCTTTTCCTGGATGATGACATAGTTGTTCAGAGGGACTTGACGGGACTCTGGGAGGTTGATCTTAATGGAAATGTAAATGGAGCCGTGGAAACATGCGGAGAGAGTTTTCACCGATTTGACAAGTACCTCAATTTTTCGAACCCAAATATTGCTCAGAATTTTGATCCTAATGCATGTGGTTGGGCTTATGGAATGAACATGTTTGATCTTGAAGAATGGAAGAAGAAAGACATTACTGGGATCTACCACAAATGGCAGAACATG AACGAAAACAGGCTGCTCTGGAAATTGGGGACATTGCCGCCAGGTCTTCTAACTTTTTACAAGCTGACACACCCTCTGGACAAATCATGGCATGTGCTCGGTTTAGGGTACAACCCAACCATTGAGCACTCAGAAATAGATAATGCCGCAGTCATCCACTACAATGGGAACATGAAGCCATGGCTGGAGATTGCGATGATAAAGTACCGACCATACTGGACAAAGCACATCAATTATGAGCATCCCTATATTCATGGATGCAAGATCAGTCAATAG